In Diabrotica undecimpunctata isolate CICGRU chromosome 4, icDiaUnde3, whole genome shotgun sequence, a single genomic region encodes these proteins:
- the LOC140438298 gene encoding uncharacterized protein isoform X2 has protein sequence MSGNGMKYAPYSTKEKVLLIQLVTENGVVENKRTDGASTMEKKMAWELITRNYNCQPEVNNIRTSDQLRKLWNNLKQRKRKETTALRHSMLATGGGPPMKPECDAVLELVEEAGPNIDVSIDCSFDSTAVFEKGQKQFNQLGSSIAGPSVASDPPHFFPTTEFKEMDLLFSGNTCSVTPAVHTEEDDDDVLQSANTPTSSRALGAIPQILSENKQQSKKMRDTIRQQDEIHRMKMKILEEDMLRAKALREAAEKERQRATDEAELASLKLIDYKKG, from the exons ATGAGTGGAAATGGCATGAAATATGCACCTTACTCAACAAAGGAAAAAGTTCTCCTAATCCAGCTGGTAACTGAAAACGGTGTGGTAGAGAATAAAAGGACAGACGGTGCTTCGACAATGGAGAAAAAGATGGCTTGGGAGTTAATAACAAGAAATTATAACTGCCAGCCTGAGGTCAACAACATCAGGACCAGCGACCAGCTTCGAAAATTGTGGAACAACCTAAAACAAAG GAAACGCAAAGAAACAACAGCACTGCGTCACAGCATGTTAGCTACAGGTGGTGGTCCCCCGATGAAGCCAGAGTGTGATGCAGTGCTGGAGTTAGTTGAAGAGGCTGGTCCCAATATAGATGTCAGCATCGACTGTTCTTTTGATAGCACAGCAGTCTTTGAAAAAG GCCAAAAACAGTTCAACCAGCTAGGAAGCTCAATAGCAGGACCATCAGTAGCCTCTGACCCCCCTCACTTCTTTCCCACTACAGAGTTCAAAGAAATGGACTTGTTAT TTTCAGGTAATACTTGTAGTGTGACACCTGCTGTTCATACAGAagaggatgatgatgatgtgcTTCAAAGTG CAAACACTCCTACTTCTAGTAGGGCACTGGGTGCTATACCACAAATATTGTCTGAAAATAAACAACAGTCCAAGAAAATGAGGGATACCATCAGACAGCAAGACGAGATTCACAGGATGAAAATGAAGATTTTGGAAGAAGATATGCTGAGGGCAAAAGCCTTAAGAGAAGCAgctgagaaggagaggcagagaGCTACTGATGAAGCTGAATTAGCTTCATTGAAGTTAATAGACTATAAAAAAGGGTAA
- the LOC140438757 gene encoding uncharacterized protein has translation MTSFNKVTVETFQNKLEEVLRRHSFGSSAIFNLDETGVTTVQRVPKIIGRKGQHQIGQVTSRERGELVTQVGIISADGKALPPIWVFPRQRFDENRMMKGVPQVALGLVSPSGWMTSDNFLKVLKHVVKNTLCSDTNKILLIMDNHESHLSVEGLDYCKENGITVLTLPPHTSNKLQP, from the exons ATGACGAGTTTTAACAAAGTTACTGTTGAGACgtttcaaaataaattagaagaaGTTTTACGTCGTCATTCTTTTGGATCTTCAGCGATTTTCAATTTAGATGAA ACTGGGGTTACTACAGTTCAGCGTGTACCTAAAATAATTGGAAGAAAAGGTCAACATCAAATAGGGCAGGTGACCTCACGTGAACGTGGAGAATTAGTTACACAAGTGGGCATAATTTCTGCTGATGGAAAAGCATTGCCTCCTATATGGGTATTCCCACGGCAACGTTTTGATGAAAACCGCATGATGAAAGGGGTTCCTCAAGTTGCTTTAGGATTAGTATCTCCTTCAGGATGGATGACAAGTGATAATTTTTTGAAAGTACTTAAACATGTTGTCAAAAATACACTCTGCTctgatactaataaaattttactaatcaTGGATAACCACGAGTCCCATCTCTCAGTGGAGGGACTTGATTactgcaaagaaaatggaattaCTGTTTTGACACTACCACCTCATACTTCTAATAAGTTACAACCTTAG
- the LOC140438298 gene encoding uncharacterized protein isoform X1, with translation MSGNGMKYAPYSTKEKVLLIQLVTENGVVENKRTDGASTMEKKMAWELITRNYNCQPEVNNIRTSDQLRKLWNNLKQRKRKETTALRHSMLATGGGPPMKPECDAVLELVEEAGPNIDVSIDCSFDSTAVFEKGQKQFNQLGSSIAGPSVASDPPHFFPTTEFKEMDLLCKYDVIILSSLPVHLIIVSGNTCSVTPAVHTEEDDDDVLQSANTPTSSRALGAIPQILSENKQQSKKMRDTIRQQDEIHRMKMKILEEDMLRAKALREAAEKERQRATDEAELASLKLIDYKKG, from the exons ATGAGTGGAAATGGCATGAAATATGCACCTTACTCAACAAAGGAAAAAGTTCTCCTAATCCAGCTGGTAACTGAAAACGGTGTGGTAGAGAATAAAAGGACAGACGGTGCTTCGACAATGGAGAAAAAGATGGCTTGGGAGTTAATAACAAGAAATTATAACTGCCAGCCTGAGGTCAACAACATCAGGACCAGCGACCAGCTTCGAAAATTGTGGAACAACCTAAAACAAAG GAAACGCAAAGAAACAACAGCACTGCGTCACAGCATGTTAGCTACAGGTGGTGGTCCCCCGATGAAGCCAGAGTGTGATGCAGTGCTGGAGTTAGTTGAAGAGGCTGGTCCCAATATAGATGTCAGCATCGACTGTTCTTTTGATAGCACAGCAGTCTTTGAAAAAG GCCAAAAACAGTTCAACCAGCTAGGAAGCTCAATAGCAGGACCATCAGTAGCCTCTGACCCCCCTCACTTCTTTCCCACTACAGAGTTCAAAGAAATGGACTTGTTATGTAAGTATGATGTAATAATTTTGAGCAGTCTTCCTGTACACTTAATAATAGTTTCAGGTAATACTTGTAGTGTGACACCTGCTGTTCATACAGAagaggatgatgatgatgtgcTTCAAAGTG CAAACACTCCTACTTCTAGTAGGGCACTGGGTGCTATACCACAAATATTGTCTGAAAATAAACAACAGTCCAAGAAAATGAGGGATACCATCAGACAGCAAGACGAGATTCACAGGATGAAAATGAAGATTTTGGAAGAAGATATGCTGAGGGCAAAAGCCTTAAGAGAAGCAgctgagaaggagaggcagagaGCTACTGATGAAGCTGAATTAGCTTCATTGAAGTTAATAGACTATAAAAAAGGGTAA